TGCACGCCCCGGCCGCCGAGCCCGGGGACTGGACCGCTGACCCGATCACCCAGGACAGCTCCGCGGCGAGCGCACTGGTCGCTGCGGCGACGTCGGATCATCTCACCGCCGGCCGCCGGGTCGCGCTCGCCGACGTCCGCTACGCCAACGGCTCGGATCCGACGCTGCTCACCATGCTCGACGAGTCGCGGGCGCTCGAGCGACTGGAGGCCTACGGCGGCTGGAACACGGCCGGGAACACCCTGGGCACCACGCTCGCGGCCGGTGTCAGCGCACTGCTCGACGGCAGCGAGGCGGCGAAGGAGGCGCGACGCCGCTTCCTGATCGCCAAGATCATCGAAGACGCCCGCTACCTCCCGACCCTGCGCGTGCAGCTGCAGCAGGAGTTCCTCGACCGCGGCCTGACCGAGCCGCCGCTCGACGAGCTTCCCGCGCTCGGAGAGCGGGCGGCGCGCGATCTCACCTCCTGGGCATCCGGAGTCCACGCCCTGCGCGGAGTGCGGGTGACGAATGCCTCGTGGCCCAGAGAGTACCTGTTCACGATCGACTTCGACGTCGAGCTCGATCAGTGACCGACCCCCTGACTCTGCGCCGCGAGTGGGTGGACCTTCTCGGGGCGCACCCGGCGCCGGATGCCGAGATCCGCGTCGGCACCGCGCAGACCGACGGGGCGATCCGTCGCATCCCTGTCGAACTGCGCAGCTTCGGGCTGGACCTGATTCCGCGGCTCGAGCTGCCTGCGAGCTCGTCGCCCTGCCCCGTGGTCGTGCTGCCGTTCTACGACACCCAGGTGCTGTTCGGCGAGCCGAGTCCGCTGTACCCGGACCCGGATGCCCGTCCGACCCGTGCGTTCGCCCGCGAGCTGCTGGCGGCAGGGCTGGGAGTGCTGGCGGTGCCGTGGTGGGCCGAGATCACCGCAGGTGCGTCCGCAGCCCGGGAGCTGCACGAGCGCTACGGCCCGGTTGCCGAGGAGCATCTGCGACAGCATCCGCGGGTCACCGGGCTCGGACGAAGCATCGCCGACCTGCGCCTGGCCGTCGACATGCTCACCGGACTCGATCAGGTGGACGGCACGCGCGTCGGCGTCTTCGGGCATTCGCTCGGCG
Above is a genomic segment from Microbacterium sp. W4I4 containing:
- a CDS encoding acetylxylan esterase → MTDPLTLRREWVDLLGAHPAPDAEIRVGTAQTDGAIRRIPVELRSFGLDLIPRLELPASSSPCPVVVLPFYDTQVLFGEPSPLYPDPDARPTRAFARELLAAGLGVLAVPWWAEITAGASAARELHERYGPVAEEHLRQHPRVTGLGRSIADLRLAVDMLTGLDQVDGTRVGVFGHSLGGKLSLFAAALDSRIAAAVTHEPGLGFSHSNWSDPWYLGARVPADRDLDQLLGLVAPRPILYGGGGASDGAHNEALARSAAGPGSRIETLHHTGGHPLPEDVLVQMIDWLRRHLAA